A window of the Dictyostelium discoideum AX4 chromosome 4 chromosome, whole genome shotgun sequence genome harbors these coding sequences:
- the gghA gene encoding gamma-glutamyl hydrolase: MNKLIVVIISIILMVGIVKVNGQTKINNRPIIGILTQPTDGDMTTFGSQYIAASYVKYIESAGARVVPILYDIDIKSLTELMGSINGVFFPGGGVDFNNQTVYTDTIQSIWSQVVEFNNNGDYFPLWGTCMGFQELALLSADNFNLLSSYNSENYTVPLNFTSLAAGSRLFSLASSSIMQSLASEPITMNNHQFGLSPQTYQQTSSINTFFDVLSTNVDRDGNTFISTIEAKNYPIYGTQWHPEKPIFEWWDQEVMNHSFDSIMANQYTSNFFVNECRKSLHSFSDPSVEASTLIYNYTPQYSESTVPDFEQIYYFN, encoded by the coding sequence atgaataaattaattgtagtaataatttcaatcattttaatGGTTGGTATTGTAAAAGTAAATGGACAAactaaaatcaataatagaCCAATTATTGGTATATTAACACAACCAACTGATGGTGATATGACTACATTTGGAAGTCAATATATTGCAGCCAGTTATGTCAAATATATTGAAAGTGCAGGAGCAAGAGTTGTACCAATTTTATACGATATCGATATTAAGAGTTTAACAGAATTAATGGGATCAATCAATGGTGTATTCTTCCCAGGTGGTGGTGTAGATTTCAACAATCAAACCGTTTACACTGACACCATCCAATCGATTTGGTCTCAAGTAGTAGAGTTTAACAACAATGGTGACTATTTCCCATTATGGGGAACATGCATGGGATTCCAAGAGTTGGCATTATTATCAGCAGacaatttcaatttactCTCATCCTACAATTCAGAAAACTACACTGTACCATTAAACTTCACATCATTAGCAGCCGGTAGTAGATTATTCTCATTGGCATCATCAAGCATTATGCAATCATTAGCAAGCGAACCAATTACAATGAATAATCATCAATTTGGTTTATCACCACAAACCTATCAACAAACATCATCAATCAATACTTTCTTTGATGTTTTATCAACCAATGTAGATCGTGATGGTAATACCTTTATCTCTACCATCGAGGCAAAGAACTATCCAATCTATGGTACTCAATGGCATCCAGAGAAACCAATTTTCGAATGGTGGGATCAAGAAGTAATGAATCATTCATTCGACTCAATCATGGCCAATCAATACACTTCAAACTTTTTCGTTAATGAATGTAGAAAATCACTTCACTCTTTCTCTGATCCATCAGTTGAAGCTTCAAccttaatttataattatactCCACAATATTCTGAATCAACTGTACCAGATTTTgaacaaatttattattttaattaa